The window ATTTGTCAAACAAATTGAAGAAtgacaaaaatagaaaatcataaaaccAAGCCGAGAATTATGACCTTAAgaatttttttgatgaagtaaacGTGTTGAAGCAATTAATTAAACAAGTAAAGAGGAAAAGAGTGGCCAAAGCTGGATTAATATCATCACTTGCCAGTTATTATATAAACAAAATTAACTACGTATAGATAGAAGTtgaatattaattaaaataatcacGAGTTTATGATGTTTGTTAACTTTTGCTATAAAGGTCATCAAAGGAGTGCTTTTACTTAATACGATCAATATGTAGGAATAAAAAAATTCTAAGGCGCAAGTCAAGTTGTAAAGGATGAGGGTTGGATCATCAAACCCCAATTCGGTTTTGTTTAGTACGTAATTACCTAAATTAAGAGTTATATTTATTCTTCTATTTGTTGGAAATTCGTGACTTCCATGTTCATAGCCTATAGGAGGATTATTTAACTCTTTTTACAATCTTTTGAGAAATTCGTGACTTCAATGTTCATAGCCTATAGGAGGATTATTTAACTCTTTTTACAATCTTTTGACAGCTTAATATAATATCAGAGTGTCAAATAGACGGGCTAAACTAAATTTAAACGAATCCAAACGAGTTAAATTGATAAAAGATTGAGTCATAACTTTACCAAACTTTGTTAAAGTGAAGACGGATTTGGTCAATTAGAACAAAACAATGAATCATAACTCAACTCGTCCAACTTTGTAACTGATAGAGTAGgtagatgttattgataagacTCAGTGTCTATTTAGCTAAAATGCAAATGTGTAAGACAATAATATATTATAATTGATGGAGACATGCATATGCAATGTAGACCAATTTGTGTACCTAATTTCGCAACTAAACTAAGCACTCCAAAATTGGgcattgtttatttatttatttgtggcTTAAGAAAATATTATCAACTAATGCTACCAGAAGTATTCCATCCATTCTTAGTCAATTTGCATGCTCTGTATTATTCAAATAACGTAGTTTTTGAAGAGTATAATACGTTATGGCGCACACAACGTGGCTCACACACTCATGCAACTACTTGGAGTTATGAATAATGAAATATAATACCAAACAATTTTTTTAAAGAAGTCTTTATTTAATTATAGAAATAAAAGTCTAAAGTTTTCTATTTATTTAAATAGATTAAGTGTCACcattttatgtaaaaatttataaTGACTCCTTACAAATAATTTCCTAATCAATCTACCAATAAAAAGCTGCAAATTTGGTGCTTTAATTGGCAAATCTGACTATTGTTTTGGGGGGGTGGGATTACAATCTGCATGATATTTCCTGTAACTGTCATGATAGGAAATCATTGAAGAATTGggaaaaaagtaaataaataaattttgaaaagagACATTTTATGATTTGCAAAGAAAAGAAtattagaaattagaaatttcacatctaaccaaacaagggaaagaaattaGTGTACTTTTTGTCAGGGTTAATAGGAGAAGAAAAGTTCGGCCAAAAAGTACTAATACTATATCAATAATAATGCTGAAGAATAGAGAATACCAACTAGACTTGCAGTGACAAAAAAGATAACTAGATTTAAATCATTGTTCacatttcttttcttgttttgttttttaattatcgtccctttatttatttttcttccccctttagaaaaagaaagaaagattatGTGTATGTCAGCCTAGATATCCACTTTAAGATTAATAATTAGGAGCATTAGCTGTATATGGCTGACTTTAACTTAGCCGTAATATTTTCCATCATAATTTACTATcctttaatttaaaattcaaacaaaaggaaaaaacacCATAACTTATTAAATGGAAATCAAACGGTAAAATCACAAAATATTCGGATTCTTACCTCTAATTTCACCTTTCCTTTGTAACTAAATAGACAATCAAACCCCTTAAAAAGTCCTCTATTTAACAAATCCTAATAAGGGCAAAATTGTCATTGCATTAGAAGTTGTTGAAGAGTCTTGATCAAAAATACATAGAATAAGAGAACAAAAAAGAAATCCATAAAAACAAACAGAAGAAAAGGCGACTATGCCTCTGTCAATTAGCTTCGAGTCAATTCCTCTCTTTTCCTTCCTCCTTCCTTTTTTTCCCAAGTATATCTATATATCATTCTTCTCTTCCCCTATTTTCTGAAACTCAACAGTCTTTCActatttcctcttcttttctccATAAGAAAAAACATCAAACACTTATACACAGTGTTGTATAAATGGAGATAGAGGTAATGATGCCATCTCCAGCGGTGGATTTCAACGTCGACAGTGGTTGCACTACTCCTTACATGAGTGCACCTTCAAGTCCTCCACGTGTCGCCACCTTGTTCTACAGTGCACCCGCTAGTCCCACCCGCATTTCCTCACTTTACGATGAAATTAACTTTGACCCAATTCAAGATGACGATTTTGCTTTTGATTTCAGTGGACAATTAGAGAGGATTTCTTTTTCAGCAGCTGATGAACTCTTTGATGGTGGAAAAATCAAACCTTTAAAACCACCACCTCGGTTTCAGTACGACGGAAAACACACTGATTctccaaaatctccaaaaaaatTGTTCAAAGAAGCATTTTCGCCTCGACacaaaaagaaagattttgacGCTGCAGCTTTACAAAAACAGAGTCAAACAGAGGACAATCAGAATTTGGAAAACTCTTCAAGTTCAAGGGAAAAAGGAACAAGATCATTATCACCATTTAGAGTTTCTGATTTATTATATGATCaagaaaacaatcaacaaaaccCAAAAAAGTCAGCCTCTGTTTCATCatcgtcatcttcttcttcctcctcttcaacTTCTTCAGTTTCTTCAATGATCTCACTCTGGTCCAAAAAATGGAAACTCAAAGACTTGTTTCTATTCAGAAGTTCTTCAGAAGGTCGAGCAAGTAGTACAGAACAATTAAATAAGTACGAATTATTGAAGAAGAGTCATCAAGAAGATGTGAAAAATTCCAGCTTTAGGTCAACAGACAGTGTTAGATCGAGAAAAAAAGGACCAGTTTCGGCTCATGAATTGCATTATACAATGAACAGGGCAGTTtcagaagagatgaagaagaaaacaTATTTGCCATACAAACAGGGTTTATTGGGTTGCTTAGGTTTTAATGCATCAATGCGAGATTCTGTTTCAAAAAGTGTTGCTAATTCTATGTCTATGAGTCGCCGTTAATACTTCAGaatgtgattattattattttttgctgAATTTGTTACTCATTTGATCATTTTCCTCTGGAAAAATAGTTTGTTATATATTTCTCTCTGGAGAAATTGTTAAAAGATAAGAGAGAAAGCATAGAGGGTGCTTACagtttcattttttttgtgtATTTACATCATTCATATTGTGGATAAAGTATTCAGCGGAAAAAATATATTCTTACATGACCTTGTTTGTGTAATACTTAATAACAACATACCCGGTGTATTTTCACGAGGGCCAG of the Nicotiana tabacum cultivar K326 chromosome 7, ASM71507v2, whole genome shotgun sequence genome contains:
- the LOC107814138 gene encoding uncharacterized protein LOC107814138, translating into MEIEVMMPSPAVDFNVDSGCTTPYMSAPSSPPRVATLFYSAPASPTRISSLYDEINFDPIQDDDFAFDFSGQLERISFSAADELFDGGKIKPLKPPPRFQYDGKHTDSPKSPKKLFKEAFSPRHKKKDFDAAALQKQSQTEDNQNLENSSSSREKGTRSLSPFRVSDLLYDQENNQQNPKKSASVSSSSSSSSSSSTSSVSSMISLWSKKWKLKDLFLFRSSSEGRASSTEQLNKYELLKKSHQEDVKNSSFRSTDSVRSRKKGPVSAHELHYTMNRAVSEEMKKKTYLPYKQGLLGCLGFNASMRDSVSKSVANSMSMSRR